Below is a window of Synechococcus sp. RSCCF101 DNA.
CTGGAACCCTAGGGGTCAACCGGCGGCGGAGAGGGACGGCCGGCGGAAGCCGGCTCCGCTCGCTCGCTGCCGGGAGCGAGCCGGACCACGGCGCTCAGGCCTCCTGCGAGAACGGCCAGCGCCGCCGTGATGGCCAGCCCGCCACGGAGCAGATCCCGTCGCTGTCGCTGTCTCAGGGCCGTCACGTCCGGCCCGCTGAGGCCGGCGCGGCGCAGCACGCGCAGCATCGCCCCACGCAGCCGGAGGGCCTGACCACCAGCGCCCATCAGCTCGAGCCGGCCGGTCAGCTGCACGGTCGTCCCTGCTGGGGCCGGTCCGGGCTTCAGCGTCCAGTCCAGATGGACCGGCAGCAGGGCGGGGGAACCTGCGCCGCTGATCCAGCGAGGCCGTTCACGGGCCTGGATCCGCTGGCGTCGCGGCGCAGTCTCCACGGACTCGATCAGGAACCTCTCCCGTTCCAGGGCTTGAATCAGCTGCTCCCGCAGGCGGACCGCATCCCTGCCGCTGCTGAGTTGTCCCTGGATCTCAAGCTGCCTCACCATGGCCGCCGGTCGCCGCGGGCATGGACCGCATCGCCGCCGGGACCGGACCGGTGTCCAGATCCCGCAGGGCCCTGTCGCGGTAGGAGCCGTAGCGGGCGCGCTTGTCGCGGACGCGCTCCGGCAGGGGAGGCATCAGGGCGAAGTTGGGCGGCATGGGCTGGAAGCTGCCCTTGCCCCCGGCCGATCCCTCGCTCACGAAGTGGGTCAGGGCGCCCATCATCGTGGTCCGCGGCAGCACGATCGGCTCGAGGCCCAGCACCAGCCGTGCCGCATTGGTGCCGGCCAGCCAGCCGCCGGCCACGGCGGCGGCATACCCTTCGGTGCCGGTGATCTGACCGGCGGCCAGCAGCGATGGGCGCCGCCGGAACTGGAGGGTGGGGGAGAGCAGCTCGGGCGATTCGAGAAAGGTGTTGCGGTGCATCACCCCGAACCGCACGAACTCGGCCCGCTCCAGGCCGGGGATCAGCCGCAGCACCCGCTGCTGTTCGCCCCAGCGGAGGTTGGTCTGGAAGCCCACCAGATTCCAGAGCCGTCCGGCCCGGTCCTCCTGGCGCAGCTGGACCACCGCGTGAGCCCGCCGGGCCCGGCGCAGATCGCGGTCGTTCACGTCGCCCCAGCGCGGATCCCAGAGGCCGATCGGCTTCAGCGGCCCGTAGCGCATGGTGTCCTCGCCGCGGCGGGCGAGTTCCTCGATCGGCAGGCAGCCCTCGAAGAAGCGGGCCGTGTCCTGCTCGAAGTCCTTGAGGGGGGCCTGCTCGGCGTTCAGCAGGGCCTCGCGGAAGGCGCCGTACTGCTCGCGGCTGAGGGGACAGTTGATGTAGTCGGCATCGCCGCGGTCGTAGCGGGAGGCGCGGAAGGCCACCGCCATGTCGATGCTCTCGCCCTGCACGATCGGGCTGGCGGCATCGAAGAAGTGGCAGTCCTCGCGGCCGGTGAAGGCCCTCAGCTGCTCGGCCAGAGGGTCACTGGTGAGCGGTCCGGAGGCCAGCACCGCGATCCGGCCCTCCTCGGGCAGCTGCCGCTGTTCCGCGCGCCGGAACTGGATGCGGGGGTGATCCGCCAGCCGGCGGGTCAGGTCGCCGCTGAAGTGGCCGCGATCCACCGCCAGGGCGCCACCGGCCGGTACGGCGTGATGGTCGGCGGTGCTGATCACCAGCGAGCCGAGTCGGCGCAGTTCCTCCTGCAGCAGGCCGGCAGCCCGGTCGCTGGAGCGGGCACCGAAGCTGTTGCTGCAGACCAGTTCGGCCGCCTGGTCGGAATGGTGGGCCGGCGAGCGCTGCAGCGGGCGCATCTCCACCAGCTCCACATCCACCCCGGCAGCCGCGATCTGCCAGGCGGCCTCCGTGCCGGCCAGGCCGGCACCCACCACCAGGACCGAAGCAGCGGTGCTCACGGGTGGGACGGGGTCAGGCGGCTCAGGCGCGTGGGCGGTCGAGCATCATCTGCAGCTGGCCCACGGCGGCCCGGCCGATGTTGAACAGCGCCCAGCCGAGGGCCAGCAGCACCGGAAAGGCAACGATCAGCAGCCGGAGGTCCATCGGTTCGAAGCGGGCTTTGCGCGGCGATTTTACGGAGAGCCCGCCGGTTCGAGCCGGCGCTGCTGTGATCGTTCACCCGGCGCTGCGGTGCAGCCGCGCCAGCTCGCTGTAATGCCGTGCGTGCTGCCGCTGCTTCTCGGCATCCGCCGCGCTGATCTCCCGCCGGCTCAGCGCCGGAACCCCGGCCACCAGGGTGCGCTCGGGCACATCCCGCGTCACCACCGCACCGGCGGCCACCAGGGCGCCTTCGCCCACGTGCACTCCGTTCAGGACCACGGCACCGATGCCGATCAGGCAGCCATCGGCCAGGGTCGCCCCATGAATCACCGCCCGGTGCCCCACGGTCACATCGGCGCCGATCCGCACCGGCTGGTCCGGATCGCCGTGCAGCACGGCCCCATCCTGCACATTGCTGCCGGCGCCCACATGGATGGCGCTCAGATCGCCGCGAGCCACCGCCATCGGCCAGAGACTGGCTCCTGCCTCGAGGGTCACATCGCCCACCACCAGCGCCTGGGGCGCCACCCAGGCCTCCGGATCGATGGTCGGTTCCGGCCAGGGTGCGGCGCGCATGGGGGTGGGTCGGCTCACGGCATTCTCCGCCGCTCCGGACGCCATGCAGCCGCGTGATACGTTCAGCTTGTTCCGGGCTGAGCAGCCCATGGAACGGTTCGGGTCGCTAGCTCAGCGGTAGAGCACTCGGCTTTTAACCGATTGGTCCTCGGTTCGAATCCGAGGCGACCCATTCTTCAGGCCAGAGCCTCCCGCTGCGACTGCGGTGAGGGCAGCCGCAGGCTCACCATCCAGGAGGCCAGCACCAGCAGCGTGGAGCACCACAGGCAGGCCTGCATGCCGCCGCTGCCGCCACCACCGAGCAGGAACACCCCACCGGAAAGGAGGGTGCCGGCGAGTCGGCCGGCGGCGTTGGCCATGTAATAGAAGCCCACATTCAGGCTCACCTGCTCGGCATCGGTGTAGGCGAGAACCATGTAGGAGTGGATCGAGGAATTCATGGCGAAGACCACGCCGAAGCCGGCCAGTCCTGCGGTGATCGCCACGCCAGGGTCACTGCTGCGCCAGAGCGCCACGGCGATCAGGGCCGGCACGGCGCTCAGAACAGCACTCCAGAACGTCACGGCGCTCGGCCCCGGAGCCTCGCTGCTGCCCCAGAGCCGGCGGATGCCGGGTGCGGCGCCCTGAACGATGCCGTAGCCCACCAGCCAGAGGCCCATGAAGCCGCCCACCTCCCAGAAGCGCCAGCCGAGGGCGGAGCCGAGAAACACCGGCAGGGCCACCACGAACCAGACGTCTCGCGCACCGAAGAGAAAGAAGCGGGCCAGGGAGAGCACATTGATGCCTCTGGATTTCGAGAGCAGGCTGCTGAAGGCCGGCTTGCGCTTCATCCGGCCCATGCCGTCGGGAAGCACCAAGGTGAGCAGGAACGCCAGCGACAGGCCTGCCGCCATCCAGGCCACCGCGGCGTTGAATCCCACCAGGGTGAGCAGCAGGCCACCGAGGAAGAACCCCACGCCCTTGAGCGCGTTCTTGGAGCCGGTCAGCACCGCCACCCAGTGGAACAGCTGTCGGTCGCCCCGGCTGGCGCCCGGTGTTTCGGGCACCACGGTCTTGATGGCGCTCTTGGCACTCATCTTGTTGAGATCCTTGGCGATGCCGCTGATGGCCTGAGCCACCATCACGTAGGCGACGCTGAGCAGCTTCGGCCAGGTGGCGGCCACGGGAACGAGCATCAGCAGGGCCAGGATCTGCAGCAGCGTTCCGACCCAGAGCGTCAGCCTCAGGCCGTAGCGGGCACCGATCCAGCCGCCGGTGAGGTTGGTGAGGATGCCGAAGAATTCGTAGAAGAGAAACAGAAACGCGATCTCCAGCGTGGAGTAGCCCAGCTCATGGAAGTGGAACACCACCAGCATGCGCAGCGCTCCATCGGTGAGGGTGAAGGCCCAGTAATTGGCCGTGACGATGGCGTATTGCTGCAGGTTGGAGAGGGGTCGGGCCAGCCGGAGCGCTGAAGCCATCGTTCAGCCCCCCACAACGGCGGCTGCCGCCACAGGCTGCGCCGCGCCGGCGGCACCGTCGGCGTCGGCGGCCGCCAGGTGAACGGCCAGGTCGGCCATGCGGCAGCTGTAGCCCCACTCGTTGTCGTACCAGGTGTAGACCTTGAGCTGGGTCCCGTTCACCACCAGGGTGGACAGGGCATCGACGATGGCACTGCGGCTGTCGTTGAGAAAGTCGACCGACACCAGGGGGCGCTCCTCGACGCCGAGAATCCCCTTCAGGGCCCCGGCGGCCGCCTCGCGGAAGGCGTCGTTGACCTGCTCGGCCGTCACCGGCCGCTCCAGCTCGAACACGGCGTCGGTCAGGGAGGCGTTCAGCAGCGGCACCCGCACGGCGTGGCCGTTGAGCCGCCCCTGCAGCTCGGGGAAGATCAGGCCGATGGCACGGGCTGATCCCGTGCTGGTGGGGATCAGGCTCTGCAGGCTGCTGCGGGCCCGCCGCAGATCGCCCTTGAACGTGTCGATCGGCACCTGGGTGTTGGTCACGTCGTGCAGCGTCGTGATCGCGCCGTGGCGGATGCCGAAGCTCCGGTGCACCACCTGCACCACCGGGGCCAGGCAGTTGGTGGTGCAGGAGGCGGCGGTCACGAGCCGGTGCCGGGCCGGGTCGTAGCTCTGGTGGTTGATCCCGTAAACGATGTTCAGGGCTTCGGCGCCGGCGATCTGGCCCTTGACCGGGCAGGCCACGAGCACCCGGGACAGACCGGCCCGTTCGAAGTAGGGCTCCAGGGCGTCGGCTGTCTTGAAGCGTCCGCTGCACTCGAGCACCAGGTCCACCCCCATGTCCCGCCAGGGAACGGCGGCGGGATCGGCGCTCCGGCTCCAGCTGACCCCCTGACCATCGATGCGGAAGCCGGCGGCGTCGGCCTCGATCGTCCGGCGCCAGCGGCCATGCACCGAATCGAACTCCAGCAGATGGGACGCAGCGGCGGCATCGCCGCCGGGATCGTTGACGTGGACCACCTCGATGCCCTCCCGCTCCCAGAGGGCTCGCAGCACGAGACGGCCGATGCGTCCGAAGCCGTTGATGGCCAGACGCTGGCGCCGAGAGGAAGCGATGGGCATGACGAGCGGCGATCTCCCATCAAAATAACTTGATGCATCAAGAATGGTTGATGCAATGTGTTCTGGAGCACGCCGCTCCCGGCGGCATGGCTCCCCGGGCCCGCCGGCAGCGGCGCCCTTGCGGCGCTTTGATGAGCTCATCCATCGCGCGGCCGCATGAGCGCGTCCTCCCCGTCTCCCGTTGTTGTGCTCGACGCCGAGCTGGCCCGGCAACGGCTCAAGGCCCTGGCCGATCCGGTGCGCCTCAGCGTCGTGCAGGCCCTCGGCGGCGGGGAGCGCTGCGTCTGCGATCTCACCGCCGATCTGGGCCTGGCCCAGTCACGGCTGTCGTTTCACCTGCGGGTGCTGCGCGAGGCGGGTCTTCTCAGCGACCGCCAGGAGGGCCGCTGGGTCTATTACCGCCTCGAGCCGGCGGCGCTGGAGAGCCTGAGCACCTGGCTGACCAGCCTTGGACGGGGCGCCCCGCTCAGTCCGTCGCGCTGCTGCTGACGGGTTTCGGTTCGGCATCGCCCGCTTCCAGGGTCGCCATCCGGTTGCGGCCGCCGTCCTTGGCGGCGTACAGAGCCCGGTCCGCCCGCATCAGCGCCTCCTCCCCGCTGACATCGGCGGCATCGATCAGGCTGCCCCCCAGGCTCATGGTGACCGTGAGGGTCCCGTCATCGATCGCAACCGGGCTGCTCTCCAGAGCGCGGCGCAGCCGCTCACCCATCTCTCGCACTCCGGTGAGCGAAGTGGACCGCAGCAGCACGGCGAATTCCTCGCCGCCGAGCCGGCCGCTGCTGTCGGCGAACTCCATGCTGTCGAGGCGGCTGCCCGTGTCGGATTCCCGCAGGCTGCGGCGGATCACGGCGCTCACGTGCTTCAGCACGGCATCGCCCGCCGCGTGGCCGTAGGTGTCATTCACGGCCTTGAAGTGATCGAGGTCGAGCATGATCACCCCCACGCTGAAGTGGGGGTGGCGGCGCACGATCCGGGTCGCCTGCCGCAGCTCCGTCATGAAGGTGCGCCGGTTGGGCAGCCCGGTGAGGGTGTCGGTGCTGGCCAGCCGTTTCAGTTCGCGCTGCTGGCGGGCCCGCTCCTCCAGCAGGTTGCCCACGGCCAGGCTGGCCAGGGCCAGGGTCAGCAGAAGGATCGCGGCCACGCCGAGCGTGCTGCGGTAGCCGGCCCTGGTGATCGCCGTCAGCTGGGCCGGACTCACCCGTGAGGCCACGATCCAGAGGCAGCTGTTGATGCTGCGGCTGGAGGCCTGGGCCTGCTGGGGATCGGGGCAGAAGCGGGGGTTCTGGGCCTCCAGCATCCGATCGAGCGGGTTGAGCGTCTGCCAGGTCCAGAGGCCGGTGGCCAGACGCTCCTGTTGCAGCTGGCGCTGGGGGCTGCGCCGCATGGCCGCGAACACCTCCGGGTAGCGGCTGAGGAAGCTCGAGTCGCGCTCGTACATGAATTCCCAGTCCGTTGCCGGATCGGGGCCGCGCAACCAGAAGCCCTCCCGGTTGATCAGTATCAGGTGCGGATCCAGCATCGGATTCTCCTCCAGCTGCTCGGAGGAGCGGCTGAGGTCGTCGAGCAGATTGCTGGCCAGGTAGTTGACGATCACGATGCCGCGCCGCTCCCCGGCCTCACTGAAGAGGGGAATCGCCACGCGGATCATCGGCTTCAGCGGCTGCTCGATCTGGCCGCGCTCCTTGTTGAGATCCAGCGGCGAGAGATACACCGCCCCTGGAGGCAGGGTCATCGCTTCACTGAAGTAGTAGCGGTCGGCCTTGTTTTGCAGCTCGGCTGTGGGAACGGCCACCGGTCCGGTGGCCGAGGCGTTGACCCGGATCCGCTCCTGGCCGCTCTCATCGAG
It encodes the following:
- the trmFO gene encoding FADH(2)-oxidizing methylenetetrahydrofolate--tRNA-(uracil(54)-C(5))-methyltransferase TrmFO — protein: MSTAASVLVVGAGLAGTEAAWQIAAAGVDVELVEMRPLQRSPAHHSDQAAELVCSNSFGARSSDRAAGLLQEELRRLGSLVISTADHHAVPAGGALAVDRGHFSGDLTRRLADHPRIQFRRAEQRQLPEEGRIAVLASGPLTSDPLAEQLRAFTGREDCHFFDAASPIVQGESIDMAVAFRASRYDRGDADYINCPLSREQYGAFREALLNAEQAPLKDFEQDTARFFEGCLPIEELARRGEDTMRYGPLKPIGLWDPRWGDVNDRDLRRARRAHAVVQLRQEDRAGRLWNLVGFQTNLRWGEQQRVLRLIPGLERAEFVRFGVMHRNTFLESPELLSPTLQFRRRPSLLAAGQITGTEGYAAAVAGGWLAGTNAARLVLGLEPIVLPRTTMMGALTHFVSEGSAGGKGSFQPMPPNFALMPPLPERVRDKRARYGSYRDRALRDLDTGPVPAAMRSMPAATGGHGEAA
- a CDS encoding photosystem II protein Y; its protein translation is MDLRLLIVAFPVLLALGWALFNIGRAAVGQLQMMLDRPRA
- a CDS encoding gamma carbonic anhydrase family protein, which translates into the protein MRAAPWPEPTIDPEAWVAPQALVVGDVTLEAGASLWPMAVARGDLSAIHVGAGSNVQDGAVLHGDPDQPVRIGADVTVGHRAVIHGATLADGCLIGIGAVVLNGVHVGEGALVAAGAVVTRDVPERTLVAGVPALSRREISAADAEKQRQHARHYSELARLHRSAG
- the arsJ gene encoding organoarsenical effux MFS transporter ArsJ, producing the protein MASALRLARPLSNLQQYAIVTANYWAFTLTDGALRMLVVFHFHELGYSTLEIAFLFLFYEFFGILTNLTGGWIGARYGLRLTLWVGTLLQILALLMLVPVAATWPKLLSVAYVMVAQAISGIAKDLNKMSAKSAIKTVVPETPGASRGDRQLFHWVAVLTGSKNALKGVGFFLGGLLLTLVGFNAAVAWMAAGLSLAFLLTLVLPDGMGRMKRKPAFSSLLSKSRGINVLSLARFFLFGARDVWFVVALPVFLGSALGWRFWEVGGFMGLWLVGYGIVQGAAPGIRRLWGSSEAPGPSAVTFWSAVLSAVPALIAVALWRSSDPGVAITAGLAGFGVVFAMNSSIHSYMVLAYTDAEQVSLNVGFYYMANAAGRLAGTLLSGGVFLLGGGGSGGMQACLWCSTLLVLASWMVSLRLPSPQSQREALA
- a CDS encoding ArsJ-associated glyceraldehyde-3-phosphate dehydrogenase, whose amino-acid sequence is MPIASSRRQRLAINGFGRIGRLVLRALWEREGIEVVHVNDPGGDAAAASHLLEFDSVHGRWRRTIEADAAGFRIDGQGVSWSRSADPAAVPWRDMGVDLVLECSGRFKTADALEPYFERAGLSRVLVACPVKGQIAGAEALNIVYGINHQSYDPARHRLVTAASCTTNCLAPVVQVVHRSFGIRHGAITTLHDVTNTQVPIDTFKGDLRRARSSLQSLIPTSTGSARAIGLIFPELQGRLNGHAVRVPLLNASLTDAVFELERPVTAEQVNDAFREAAAGALKGILGVEERPLVSVDFLNDSRSAIVDALSTLVVNGTQLKVYTWYDNEWGYSCRMADLAVHLAAADADGAAGAAQPVAAAAVVGG
- a CDS encoding helix-turn-helix transcriptional regulator codes for the protein MSASSPSPVVVLDAELARQRLKALADPVRLSVVQALGGGERCVCDLTADLGLAQSRLSFHLRVLREAGLLSDRQEGRWVYYRLEPAALESLSTWLTSLGRGAPLSPSRCC
- a CDS encoding GGDEF domain-containing protein, which encodes MAVPTAELQNKADRYYFSEAMTLPPGAVYLSPLDLNKERGQIEQPLKPMIRVAIPLFSEAGERRGIVIVNYLASNLLDDLSRSSEQLEENPMLDPHLILINREGFWLRGPDPATDWEFMYERDSSFLSRYPEVFAAMRRSPQRQLQQERLATGLWTWQTLNPLDRMLEAQNPRFCPDPQQAQASSRSINSCLWIVASRVSPAQLTAITRAGYRSTLGVAAILLLTLALASLAVGNLLEERARQQRELKRLASTDTLTGLPNRRTFMTELRQATRIVRRHPHFSVGVIMLDLDHFKAVNDTYGHAAGDAVLKHVSAVIRRSLRESDTGSRLDSMEFADSSGRLGGEEFAVLLRSTSLTGVREMGERLRRALESSPVAIDDGTLTVTMSLGGSLIDAADVSGEEALMRADRALYAAKDGGRNRMATLEAGDAEPKPVSSSATD